Proteins from a genomic interval of Kribbella aluminosa:
- a CDS encoding carbohydrate ABC transporter permease, whose product MKYRPRTFLLEAVMIVVAIAFLFPVYVLVTLAFKDPQQIANKPLGLPSPPSVGSFGAAWREAGLGSALLNSTLITVASVVLLIAAGSLAAYFLARTATRLSYGLYILFLVGIILPFQLGMIPLYKLVDDLGLLGTYQGMILFYTGIQLPFTVFLYTGFIRSLPADYTNAALIDGASHLQAFMHVIFPLLRPITGTVLILNAVQIWNDFFTPLLYLGGSGHETVPVRVFAFVNQYTSNYGLVAAGLILAALPILLLFLVLQRYVIRGFASGLKG is encoded by the coding sequence ATGAAGTACCGCCCACGGACGTTCCTGCTCGAGGCCGTGATGATCGTGGTCGCGATCGCGTTCCTGTTCCCGGTGTACGTGCTGGTGACCCTGGCGTTCAAGGATCCGCAGCAGATCGCGAACAAGCCGCTCGGGCTGCCGTCGCCGCCGAGCGTCGGCAGTTTCGGCGCGGCGTGGCGCGAGGCGGGACTCGGATCGGCGTTGCTGAACAGCACCCTGATCACGGTCGCGAGCGTCGTACTGCTGATCGCGGCCGGCTCGCTCGCGGCGTACTTCCTCGCCCGTACGGCGACCCGCCTGAGCTACGGGCTCTACATCCTGTTCCTGGTCGGGATCATCCTGCCGTTCCAGCTCGGGATGATCCCGCTGTACAAGCTGGTCGACGACCTCGGCCTGCTCGGGACGTACCAGGGGATGATCCTCTTCTACACCGGGATCCAGCTGCCGTTCACGGTCTTCCTCTACACCGGCTTCATCCGCTCGCTGCCGGCCGACTACACGAACGCAGCACTGATCGACGGAGCGTCACATCTGCAGGCGTTCATGCACGTGATCTTCCCGCTGCTGCGGCCGATCACCGGCACGGTCCTGATCCTGAACGCGGTCCAGATCTGGAACGACTTCTTCACACCCCTGCTGTACCTGGGCGGCTCCGGCCACGAGACGGTTCCGGTCCGGGTGTTTGCCTTCGTCAACCAGTACACCTCGAACTACGGCCTGGTCGCGGCCGGCCTGATCCTCGCCGCGCTTCCGATCCTGCTGCTGTTCCTGGTCCTGCAGCGCTACGTCATCCGCGGCTTCGCCTCCGGCCTCAAGGGCTGA
- a CDS encoding carbohydrate ABC transporter permease codes for MTASAVLVRADEAKRTRRRGGIVPPWWFAVPAVLVYAVVVLYPSIAGAGSAFTDWSGVGSARTFVGAANFKQLVHDDQALGALRNTLLLTVAIVVIQNAIGLLLALGVHTRIRSRMILRMVFFAPVVVSPVMVSFLWKFVYNPAPDSGLNAALGAVGLGGLRQDWLGNPSLALWSVAFTVIWQCAGYSMVIFLAGLEGVPAELHESAMVDGAGTVARFRHITWPLLAPAVTINVMLSTVGGLTLFTQIIAMTNGGPGYATDTLSTVLYKQAFVYGKFGYSTAIALVLAIFVAAVTFLQIGYLRSRETTV; via the coding sequence ATGACGGCTTCGGCGGTGCTGGTTCGGGCGGACGAGGCGAAGCGCACCCGGCGGCGCGGGGGGATTGTGCCGCCGTGGTGGTTCGCCGTGCCGGCGGTGCTGGTCTACGCGGTGGTGGTGTTGTATCCGAGCATTGCCGGGGCCGGGTCGGCGTTCACGGACTGGTCGGGGGTCGGGAGCGCGAGGACATTCGTTGGGGCGGCCAACTTCAAGCAGTTGGTGCACGATGACCAGGCGCTCGGGGCGTTGCGGAACACGTTGTTGCTGACGGTCGCGATCGTGGTGATCCAGAACGCGATCGGGCTGCTGCTGGCGCTCGGCGTGCACACCCGGATCCGGAGCCGGATGATCCTCCGGATGGTGTTCTTCGCGCCGGTCGTGGTGAGTCCGGTGATGGTGTCGTTCCTGTGGAAGTTCGTCTACAACCCGGCGCCGGACTCGGGGCTGAACGCCGCGCTCGGTGCGGTCGGGCTCGGCGGGCTGCGGCAGGACTGGCTCGGGAATCCGTCGCTCGCGCTCTGGTCCGTCGCGTTCACGGTGATCTGGCAGTGCGCCGGGTACTCGATGGTGATCTTCCTCGCCGGGCTCGAAGGGGTACCGGCCGAGTTGCACGAGTCCGCGATGGTCGACGGCGCCGGTACGGTCGCGCGGTTCCGGCACATCACCTGGCCGTTGCTCGCGCCGGCCGTGACGATCAACGTGATGCTGTCGACGGTGGGCGGGCTGACGTTGTTCACGCAGATCATCGCGATGACGAACGGCGGACCGGGGTACGCCACCGACACGTTGTCGACGGTGCTGTACAAGCAGGCCTTCGTCTACGGGAAGTTCGGCTACAGCACCGCGATCGCGCTGGTGCTGGCGATCTTCGTGGCGGCCGTGACGTTCCTGCAGATCGGGTACCTGAGGTCGAGGGAGACGACGGTATGA
- a CDS encoding ABC transporter substrate-binding protein, whose translation MALDRSVSRRRLLQLAGGATVATALGGALAACGGSSGTSSSGTLKVIGVGDQEPGLRKVLDSYKSAHSGFDFNLSFAPADQVQTALRTQLGGGNAPDVHVVYPGSGSAMSMVQLSKAGLLADLSSQSWTQKVPDGFKGAFQNDGKTYIFSPGSSMLGAIYNKKAFATAGVEPPTTWSELLAVCEKLKKKGIVPIALGAQTPWITQLIPYALVPGTVYAKTPDFDDKMSAGQASFADSGWVDAMNKYLELQKKGYFNDNPNGTTYEQATSMVGTGKAAMAVQVSAVLSAFRAAAPSPDDLSMFPFPATDVAADNWIPAGVVVGIAVSAKSKKSDQAKSFLEYCGQQDNLNAWAEAVSCVPLYGDAKVDAALTSFLPLLKANKAVPFMDQRWPNAEVQPTHFAVVQQLLGGKTTVQDALKKLDDAYKKSA comes from the coding sequence ATGGCACTCGATCGGTCCGTCAGCCGAAGGCGGCTCCTGCAGTTGGCCGGCGGTGCCACCGTCGCCACCGCTCTCGGCGGTGCGCTGGCAGCGTGCGGCGGGAGCAGCGGTACGTCGTCCAGCGGCACGCTGAAGGTGATCGGCGTCGGCGACCAGGAGCCGGGCCTGCGCAAGGTGCTCGACTCGTACAAGTCGGCGCACTCCGGCTTCGACTTCAACCTCTCGTTCGCGCCGGCAGACCAGGTGCAGACCGCGCTCCGTACCCAGCTCGGCGGCGGCAACGCTCCCGACGTACACGTGGTCTATCCCGGCAGTGGCAGCGCGATGTCGATGGTCCAGCTGAGCAAGGCCGGGCTGCTCGCGGACCTCAGCAGCCAGTCGTGGACGCAGAAGGTGCCGGACGGTTTCAAGGGCGCGTTCCAGAACGACGGCAAGACGTACATCTTCTCGCCCGGCTCCAGCATGCTCGGCGCGATCTACAACAAGAAGGCGTTCGCGACCGCGGGCGTCGAGCCGCCGACCACCTGGTCCGAGCTGCTCGCGGTCTGCGAGAAGCTGAAGAAGAAGGGCATCGTGCCGATCGCCCTCGGCGCGCAGACTCCGTGGATCACGCAGCTGATCCCGTACGCGCTGGTGCCCGGGACGGTCTACGCGAAGACGCCGGACTTCGACGACAAGATGAGCGCCGGCCAGGCCTCGTTCGCGGACTCCGGCTGGGTCGACGCGATGAACAAGTACCTCGAGCTGCAGAAGAAGGGGTACTTCAACGACAACCCGAACGGTACGACGTACGAGCAGGCGACCTCGATGGTCGGCACCGGCAAGGCCGCGATGGCGGTCCAGGTGTCCGCCGTACTGTCGGCGTTCCGGGCCGCGGCGCCGTCGCCCGACGACCTGTCGATGTTCCCGTTCCCGGCGACGGATGTTGCCGCCGACAACTGGATCCCGGCCGGCGTGGTGGTCGGCATCGCGGTCAGCGCGAAGAGCAAGAAGTCCGACCAGGCGAAGAGCTTCCTGGAGTACTGCGGCCAGCAGGACAACCTGAACGCCTGGGCCGAGGCCGTCTCCTGCGTCCCGCTGTACGGCGACGCGAAGGTCGACGCCGCACTGACCTCGTTCCTCCCACTCCTGAAGGCGAACAAGGCCGTCCCGTTCATGGACCAACGCTGGCCGAACGCCGAAGTACAACCAACCCACTTCGCCGTCGTCCAGCAACTCCTCGGCGGCAAGACCACAGTCCAGGACGCCCTGAAAAAGCTCGACGACGCATACAAGAAGAGCGCATGA
- a CDS encoding excalibur calcium-binding domain-containing protein produces the protein MATFNSPPDWPASPAPDWQPPPGWKPDPSWPAAPAGWAFWLTARGTRARGPYGRYGADSPAKLIAGWGAGAAAFIVVLVAIGGNNTPAAVSSAPGTTVTAPGPTSTVTVKGPVQTVQGPTATVTQAPLPARTVTVPAPRTTTRTTAPVPPARSTQTTAPKTTSAPVETTYYANCAAVRAAGKAPLYRGQPGYAAHLDRDGDGVACE, from the coding sequence ATGGCAACTTTCAACTCGCCACCGGACTGGCCGGCATCGCCGGCCCCGGACTGGCAACCACCACCCGGCTGGAAGCCGGACCCGTCCTGGCCGGCCGCGCCGGCCGGCTGGGCGTTCTGGCTGACTGCGCGGGGCACGCGGGCGCGTGGACCCTACGGCCGGTACGGCGCGGACTCGCCGGCGAAGCTGATCGCGGGCTGGGGCGCGGGCGCGGCGGCGTTCATCGTCGTACTGGTGGCGATCGGCGGTAACAACACACCGGCGGCAGTCTCGTCGGCGCCGGGTACGACGGTCACGGCGCCGGGGCCGACCTCGACGGTGACCGTCAAGGGGCCGGTGCAGACCGTTCAGGGGCCGACGGCAACGGTCACCCAGGCGCCGCTCCCGGCACGGACCGTGACGGTGCCCGCGCCGCGGACCACGACCCGTACCACCGCACCCGTACCGCCGGCACGGAGTACACAGACCACCGCGCCCAAGACGACGAGCGCACCGGTCGAAACCACGTACTACGCGAACTGCGCGGCGGTCCGCGCAGCAGGCAAGGCGCCGCTGTATCGCGGTCAGCCTGGTTACGCTGCGCATCTCGACCGTGACGGAGACGGAGTGGCCTGCGAGTAG